A stretch of Lactuca sativa cultivar Salinas chromosome 6, Lsat_Salinas_v11, whole genome shotgun sequence DNA encodes these proteins:
- the LOC111890526 gene encoding soluble inorganic pyrophosphatase PPA1: MTDQKRAPRLNERILSSLSKRSVAAHPWHDLDIGPEAPQVFNVVIEISKGSKVKYELDKKTGLIKVDRILYSSVVYPHNYGFIPRSLCEDNDPMDVLVIMQEPVVPGCFLRARAIGLMPMIDQGEKDDKIIAVCADDPEYRHYTDISQLAPHRLTEIRRFFEDYKKNEHKEVAVDEFLPSKTAYEAIQYSMDLYGEYIMQTLKK, from the exons ATGACTGATCAGAAGCGTGCTCCTCGCTTGAATGAAAGGATCCTTTCGTCCTTATCCAAAAGATCTGTTGCAGCGCATCCATGGCATGATCTTGATATCG GACCAGAGGCTCCACAGGTCTTCAATGTG GTCATTGAGATTTCAAAGGGAAGCAAAGTGAAATATGAACTCGATAAGAAAACTGGTCTCATCAAG GTTGATCGCATCTTATATTCATCAGTCGTCTACCCTCATAACTATGGCTTCATCCCTCGATCCCTATGCGAAGATAATGACCCCATGGATGTACTAGTTATCATGCAG GAACCAGTGGTGCCAGGATGTTTTCTTCGAGCTAGAGCCATTGGACTGATGCCTATGATTGACCAG GGAGAGAAAGATGATAAAATTATTGCAGTTTGTGCTGATGATCCAGAATATCGCCACTACACGGATATAAGCCAGCTTGCCCCTCATCGTCTGACTGAAATCCGCCGCTTTTTTGAGGACT ACAAGAAGAATGAGCACAAGGAGGTTGCAGTGGATGAGTTTCTGCCTTCGAAAACTGCTTATGAGGCCATTCAGTACTCTAT GGACCTTTATGGTGAATACATCATGCAAACCTTAAAGAAATAG